Proteins from a single region of Palaemon carinicauda isolate YSFRI2023 chromosome 1, ASM3689809v2, whole genome shotgun sequence:
- the LOC137648595 gene encoding golgin subfamily A member 6-like protein 22 — MKILLAIRKSEQKIREFQLHMMKIPLAIGKSEQKLREFQLPMMKIPLAIGKSEQKLREFQLPMMKIPLAIGKSEQKLREFQLPMMKIPLAIGKSEQKLREFQLPMMKIPLAIGKSEQKLREFQLPMMKIPLAIGKSEQKLREFQLPMMKIPLAIGKSEQKLREFQLPMMKIPLAIGKSEQKLREFQLPMMKIPLAIGKSEQKLREFQLPMMKIPLAIGKSEQKLRELQLPMMKIPLAIGKSEQKLRELQLPMMKIPLAIGKSEQKLRELQLPILKIPLAIGKSEQKIRELQLPILKIPLAIRKSEQKIRELQLPILKIPLAIRKSPCY; from the coding sequence ATGAAAATACTCCTCGCTATTAGGAAATCCGAACAAAAGATTCGCGAATTTCAATTGCACATGATGAAAATACCCCTCGCTATTGGGAAATCCGAACAAAAGCTTCGCGAATTTCAATTGCCCATGATGAAAATACCCCTTGCTATTGGGAAATCCGAACAAAAGCTTCGCGAATTTCAATTGCCCATGATGAAAATACCCCTTGCTATTGGGAAATCCGAACAAAAGCTTCGCGAATTTCAATTGCCCATGATGAAAATACCCCTTGCTATTGGGAAATCCGAACAAAAGCTTCGCGAATTTCAATTGCCCATGATGAAAATACCCCTTGCTATTGGGAAATCCGAACAAAAGCTTCGCGAATTTCAATTGCCCATGATGAAAATACCCCTTGCTATTGGGAAATCCGAACAAAAGCTTCGCGAATTTCAATTGCCCATGATGAAAATACCCCTTGCTATTGGGAAATCCGAACAAAAGCTTCGCGAATTTCAATTGCCCATGATGAAAATACCCCTTGCTATTGGGAAATCCGAACAAAAGCTTCGCGAATTTCAATTGCCCATGATGAAAATACCCCTTGCTATTGGGAAATCCGAACAAAAGCTTCGCGAATTTCAATTGCCCATGATGAAAATACCCCTTGCTATTGGGAAATCCGAACAAAAGCTTCGCGAATTGCAATTGCCCATGATGAAAATACCCCTTGCTATTGGGAAATCCGAACAAAAGCTTCGCGAATTGCAATTGCCCATGATGAAAATACCCCTTGCTATTGGGAAATCCGAACAAAAGCTTCGCGAATTGCAATTGCCCATATTGAAAATACCCCTTGCTATTGGGAAATCCGAACAAAAGATTCGCGAATTGCAATTGCCCATATTGAAAATACCCCTTGCTATTAGGAAATCCGAACAAAAGATTCGCGAATTGCAATTGCCCATATTGAAAATACCCCTTGCTATTAGGAAATCTCCTTGCTATTAG